Proteins encoded by one window of bacterium:
- the nadC gene encoding carboxylating nicotinate-nucleotide diphosphorylase produces MDEIIRKALEEDIGNGDITTNGIFDENFFISADLVCKSKGLLCGIEVFKRVFLFLSPDFKFNFKYNDGDYISKKTKIGEVIGPVKELLKGERTALNFLQLLSGIATETRKLVEKTEGKFKIYDTRKTHPNLRFLEKYAVKMGGGENHREGLYDMILIKDNHIKALMEKEKIDKISAIKKAIQKAKEYTKGKYKIEIEVENYDEAVCAYSEGVDIIMFDNSDIDDVRKFCEFKKGKKDCEIEVSGNIDLKKIEILKKLNIDRVSIGYITHSPEAVDFSLKIKKAI; encoded by the coding sequence TTGGATGAAATAATAAGAAAGGCACTGGAAGAAGATATAGGAAATGGAGATATAACTACGAATGGGATTTTTGATGAAAATTTTTTTATCTCTGCTGATTTAGTATGTAAAAGTAAAGGATTATTATGTGGCATTGAGGTCTTCAAGAGAGTTTTTTTATTCCTTTCTCCTGATTTCAAATTCAATTTTAAATATAACGATGGAGATTATATTAGTAAAAAAACAAAAATTGGTGAAGTTATTGGACCTGTGAAGGAATTGTTAAAAGGAGAAAGAACTGCATTAAATTTCTTACAGTTATTATCAGGAATTGCAACAGAAACAAGAAAACTTGTTGAAAAGACAGAAGGAAAATTCAAAATATATGATACAAGAAAAACACATCCGAATTTAAGATTTCTTGAAAAATATGCTGTAAAAATGGGAGGTGGAGAAAATCATAGAGAAGGTCTTTATGATATGATTTTAATAAAGGACAATCATATAAAAGCATTAATGGAAAAAGAAAAAATTGATAAAATTTCAGCAATAAAAAAAGCAATTCAGAAAGCAAAAGAGTATACAAAAGGGAAATATAAGATTGAAATTGAGGTTGAAAATTATGATGAGGCGGTATGTGCATATTCAGAAGGAGTTGACATTATTATGTTTGACAATTCTGATATAGATGATGTAAGAAAATTCTGTGAGTTTAAAAAAGGGAAAAAAGATTGTGAAATTGAAGTTAGTGGAAATATTGATTTAAAAAAGATAGAAATATTGAAAAAATTAAATATTGATAGGGTCTCTATTGGGTATATCACACATTCTCCAGAAGCAGTTGATTTTTCATTAAAAATTAAAAAGGCGATATAA
- a CDS encoding alginate export family protein, whose product MRSRILKILIAVFAVALIAPAFSAVENVKVGGDIAVYGILRGDFDAWDTEKIHAFQTAARVYVSVDLTDNVSTMIRVINENVWGNVDWEYGNFEGILLDLAYIKVSDLLTPGLSLTVGRQEIQLGEGLVVGSRFRADMYPDVGHLAAVDLGLRKAFDAIRLDYAASAMPLNITAFMSKIDEEYYDDTEDTDLYGLNLGFKLAEVANFDVYYVKEMIREDNMSLDTVGVRAVVGIPAVEGLSMKAEFAKQFGDDDVVDFSGWALLAGFEYKMATAMEPTIKLNYARYSADDEDTDNEDEGWRLVFPSNTGSRIGPILYAYDTFNGFDYVESGNAQFINLGISFKPAEKVKISIDAYWDRFIQPVAGTKDIGFEVDLGIEWAISEDLTFGICGGKLFGGDLFENADLADPWQIIASMKVAF is encoded by the coding sequence ATGAGAAGTAGAATATTAAAAATCTTGATAGCGGTTTTTGCAGTTGCTTTAATTGCACCTGCATTTTCCGCTGTTGAGAATGTAAAAGTTGGTGGAGATATTGCTGTTTATGGAATATTAAGAGGTGATTTTGACGCATGGGATACTGAAAAAATTCATGCTTTCCAGACAGCAGCAAGAGTTTATGTTTCAGTAGACCTTACTGATAATGTATCTACAATGATTAGAGTGATTAATGAAAATGTATGGGGAAATGTAGATTGGGAATACGGAAACTTTGAAGGAATTCTTCTTGACCTTGCTTACATTAAAGTTTCAGACCTTCTTACACCAGGACTTTCTCTTACAGTTGGAAGACAGGAAATTCAACTGGGAGAAGGACTTGTTGTAGGAAGTCGTTTTAGAGCAGATATGTATCCAGATGTTGGACACCTTGCAGCAGTTGACCTTGGACTCAGAAAAGCATTTGATGCTATCAGATTGGACTATGCTGCAAGTGCTATGCCTTTAAACATAACTGCTTTCATGAGCAAAATAGATGAAGAATATTATGATGATACAGAGGATACAGACCTTTATGGCTTGAATCTTGGATTTAAACTTGCTGAGGTTGCTAATTTTGATGTTTACTATGTAAAAGAAATGATTAGAGAAGACAATATGTCACTTGATACAGTTGGTGTAAGAGCAGTTGTAGGAATTCCAGCGGTTGAAGGACTTTCAATGAAAGCAGAATTTGCAAAACAGTTTGGAGATGATGATGTAGTAGATTTCAGTGGTTGGGCTTTACTTGCTGGATTTGAATACAAAATGGCAACTGCCATGGAACCAACAATTAAGTTAAACTATGCAAGATATTCAGCAGACGATGAAGATACAGACAATGAAGATGAAGGATGGCGACTTGTATTTCCATCAAACACTGGTTCAAGAATTGGTCCAATCCTTTATGCTTATGATACTTTCAATGGATTTGACTATGTAGAAAGCGGAAATGCTCAGTTCATCAATTTAGGAATTTCTTTTAAACCTGCAGAAAAAGTAAAAATTTCAATTGATGCATACTGGGATAGGTTTATACAACCAGTTGCAGGAACAAAAGATATCGGATTTGAAGTTGACCTTGGAATTGAATGGGCAATTTCAGAAGACCTTACATTTGGTATCTGCGGTGGAAAACTTTTTGGTGGAGATTTATTTGAAAATGCAGACCTTGCAGACCCATGGCAGATTATTGCTTCTATGAAAGTTGCTTTCTAA
- the pyrE gene encoding orotate phosphoribosyltransferase, whose translation MIQDEELKKRLKKIILEKGVFFKEVVLSSGKKSNFYIDCRVITLSPEGIYLVSKIIFEIIKNEDIDAIGGLTLGADPIVSGVSLISFIEKKPVNAFIVRNIQKEHGMGKLIEGNIEKGWNVAIVDDVATTGSSIIKAISTVENFGAKVKKVICIVDREEGAKEIIAKKGYKLEPIFTRSELVQIG comes from the coding sequence ATGATACAGGATGAAGAACTTAAAAAAAGATTAAAAAAGATTATTCTGGAAAAAGGGGTTTTTTTTAAAGAAGTTGTTCTTTCAAGTGGAAAAAAGAGCAATTTTTATATTGACTGTAGAGTAATAACCCTATCTCCTGAAGGAATTTATCTTGTAAGTAAAATTATTTTTGAAATAATAAAAAATGAAGATATAGATGCAATAGGAGGACTTACTCTTGGAGCAGACCCTATAGTAAGTGGAGTTTCTTTAATCAGTTTTATTGAAAAAAAACCAGTAAATGCCTTTATAGTAAGAAATATTCAGAAAGAGCATGGAATGGGAAAACTTATTGAAGGGAATATTGAAAAAGGATGGAATGTTGCAATTGTTGATGATGTCGCAACAACAGGTTCTTCAATTATAAAAGCAATTAGTACAGTTGAAAATTTTGGAGCAAAGGTAAAGAAGGTTATATGCATAGTTGACAGAGAAGAAGGAGCAAAAGAAATAATTGCAAAAAAAGGATACAAACTTGAACCTATTTTTACGAGGTCTGAACTCGTACAAATTGGATGA